TTATCTACGTTGCCCACGTAGAACCTTTTTAGATATATATGGCGATCGCACTCTGAAAGCCCCTCCTAGCGACTTTTTGTTGAAACTACAACAAGAACGACTGGAGCATGAAAATTTTGTTCTGACAGAGCAAATTAGCCAAGGCGCTGTCCCACATATTCAGCCAGATTACCAGAGAGGTGATTGGCAAGCTGGTGTTAAGGCTACCGTAGCTTTAATGCAGCAGGGTGTTGAACGTATTTATCAAGGTGTACTGAGTACAACCATAGAGCCTAGCACTCTAGGTTTAAATGAATCGCCTTTAGAGGAATTAACTTTATTAAGTTCTCCAGATTTGTTAATTAAACAGCCTGGAAAATCATACTTCGGTGATTGGGTTTATATTCCTATAGATATTCATTTAGGCAAACGTCCCAAGCAAGAATATCAAATTATTGCAGCATATCATACCCAAAATTTGGCAGCCGTTCAAGGTGCTTGGTCAGAAGAAGCTTGGTTAATCTTACGTGAAAGAGGAAGTTATCAAGTAGATTTGTGGCGCTGGCTTCCAGAATTGCAAATTCATTTGAAAGAATGTTTTCAAATGCTGCTGGAAAAGCAGGAACCAGAAGTATTTATTTCTCGACAACAGTGTAGTATCTGCCCTTGGCAAGCAGGTTGCCATGAGCTTGCAACCTCTCAACAGCATTTGTCTCTATTACCAGGAGTTACTCCCAAGCGATACGAACATTTAAAAACACTCAGGCTAACTAGCTTAGAGTCTCTAGCTGATGCAAATCCAGTTTATTTAGAGCCAGAGATGGAAACTGAGTTAGCGCAACAGATAGTTAGACAAGCGCAAGCTGTTTTAACCCAGCAGGTGCTATTAGTTCCCTCTTTATCTAATTCAACTAAGTTAGATATACCGACAGCACCAATTGAAATTTATTTTGATATTGAAGCAGAACCAAGTTTAAATCTTGACTATCTCTTGGGGATTTTAGTTGTTGATAAAACTGCTCAAACAGAAAAATTTTATCCTGTATTAGCCGAAAAACCTGAAGATCAACAATTGATATGGCAGCAATTTTTAGATTTAATTGCAGCTTATCCAAATGCACCAATTTTTCATTATTCGCCTTATGAAACAGACACAATCAAGCGTTTAGCGAAGCTTTACAAGACACCATATCAACTAATTGAGCCAGTACTATCGCGCTGTGTCGATCTGCATCAAGAGCTTATAGATACGGTAACTTTACCATTGCATGGATATTCTCTTAAATTAATTGCTAACTGGTTGGGGTTTAACTGGCGAGATCCCTTAGCGAGTGGTTCCCAATCTATTTGTTGGTATGACGAATGGTTACAAAAAGGCGATCGCACACTGCTTGACTTAATTCTCCGTTACAACGAAGACGACTGTCGCGCCACCCGCCACGTGAAAGATTGGCTCGTCAAGTTTTTACAAGATAGTTCTCAAGATGTAGTTGACAAACCCGAATAATGCTGGCAGAATAGAAATTGTCGCGAATAAAATTGCGAAATTTGGGACTGTAGTTCAATTGGTTAGAGCACCGCCCTGTCACGGCGGAAGTTGCGGGTTCGAGCCCCGTCAGTCCCGTAGAATAAATGCTCAAAAAAGAATACAGATAGATTGCATCCAATCTATCTTCATT
This sequence is a window from Oculatellaceae cyanobacterium. Protein-coding genes within it:
- a CDS encoding TM0106 family RecB-like putative nuclease, which codes for MLLTVERLLSYLRCPRRTFLDIYGDRTLKAPPSDFLLKLQQERLEHENFVLTEQISQGAVPHIQPDYQRGDWQAGVKATVALMQQGVERIYQGVLSTTIEPSTLGLNESPLEELTLLSSPDLLIKQPGKSYFGDWVYIPIDIHLGKRPKQEYQIIAAYHTQNLAAVQGAWSEEAWLILRERGSYQVDLWRWLPELQIHLKECFQMLLEKQEPEVFISRQQCSICPWQAGCHELATSQQHLSLLPGVTPKRYEHLKTLRLTSLESLADANPVYLEPEMETELAQQIVRQAQAVLTQQVLLVPSLSNSTKLDIPTAPIEIYFDIEAEPSLNLDYLLGILVVDKTAQTEKFYPVLAEKPEDQQLIWQQFLDLIAAYPNAPIFHYSPYETDTIKRLAKLYKTPYQLIEPVLSRCVDLHQELIDTVTLPLHGYSLKLIANWLGFNWRDPLASGSQSICWYDEWLQKGDRTLLDLILRYNEDDCRATRHVKDWLVKFLQDSSQDVVDKPE